The Paenibacillus sp. RC334 nucleotide sequence CTTGTATGTTCAATCCGAACCCAATCACGTCACAGCGCACTATTTTATATTATAGTGGACAATGCCCAGCAGAACAAGCCATAATAAATAAGTGAGCAATTTCTAAATGCTCATGTTTTGCTTATGGACGGGCTTAATTACGTTCACCGCTCTGGGCTCGAAGACAGAATAGGAGGCATTTGATTCCATGAGTTATCAAATTAAAATAGACACTTCTCCAATTTACGAATTACTCGGCAGCTTTATGGCCTATGTAACCAAAAAATGGGTACATGACATGGACCTGGGCCATGAGTGGATCGATAAAGTGGATGCACGGCTACAAAACGAAGTTCGCACCGAGCTGGCTACAGCGCAGGATTGCCCTTTTAGCGATTATGACGCGCTTTATGTTTGGGCTTTGCTTCGACCGGAATCGGATGAAATATCCGATTATATCGCTTATCTGGACCACGGCCCGGATGAAGATATGTTCGAGCTGATTGTTCCGCATGTTCCTTTTTTAACCTTTGAAGAATCTTTGCGCATTCGCAAGGTGTACGCCCCTCTCCTCAAATTATGGGACCGGGACTACTTCCGGGCAATGGAAAGCGAACTGCGTGTGCTGGCAGAGGAAGACGCTGCAGAAAAACGTATGCTTCTGAACAAAATGGAACCGGAAGCATTGGTTGAATACGCCACAGCCGGACTGATCGTGCCTCATATGGAAGATTTGGATACAGTTGTTCTGTTTCCAGTCGTCCATAACCGTCCGATCAATTCGTACTGTTTTTATACCCGTATGCTGCTGATCCAGTATCCGGTAGACGTTCCCGAAGAAAGCGAGGAAGAACCGCCTACACTCCTGCTTCGGCTGACTCGGGCGGTAAATGACCCGCAACGTCTGCGGATTCTGCGTTACGTGGCTCAAGGCCCTAAATCTCTCGAAGATATGCGTCATGATTTGAGCCGATTGGAAGACACGCTCATGTCTGATATGATGATTTTGCGAGTAGCTGGCCTGCTCCGTATCCATATTGGACGTTATCACAAAGAAAAATTCAGCATTCGCCCCGACGGAGCGGCTGATTTACAGGTATTTTTGGAATCCTATATCGGACTGTAATTTGAACTGTGCCCTCCGTTATAACCGAATATCGTTAAAGCATTGGCTTGGAAGGAGTATGCAACATGTCGTATCCGAAGCAGCACATATTATTCGATCTTGATGACACTTTGGTCCACTGCAACAAGTATTTCGATCTTATTCTCAACCACTTTTTCGATTTGCTTCAGGAATGGTTTGCAGCCCGTAACCTGACGAAAAATACAATTCGTGAAAAACAAATCGAAATTGATGTGGCTGGTGTTCATCAGGTGGGATTTGCCAGTGAGCATTTTCCACAGTCCTTGATTGATACGTACCACTTTTTCTCGGAGCAATTCGGACGCCGTACAGATCCTAGGGAAGAGCAGGAGCTTCGCTCGCTTGGCCGAAGTGTGTACGAGCAGGAAATTGAACCGTATCCCGGGATGGTCGAAACGTTAAACTCCCTCCAAAAAGCCGGGCATGCCCTGCACCTCTACACCGGCGGTGAGCAGGTCATTCAGGAAAAGAAGATTGAACAGATGAAGCTGGCTAACTATTTTGATGATCGCATCTACATTCGCCAGCATAAAAATGTCGAGGCACTGGAGGAAATTATTCAGATGAACCGCTTTGACCGAAGCATCACCTGGATGATTGGAAACTCCCTGCGCACCGATGTATCTCCCGCCCTTGCTGCAGGCATTCATGCCGTGTATCTCAAGCAGCCCAAGGAATGGGTTTACAACATGGTTGAGCTGCAAAAAAACGTTAACTCCGTGATGTATACGATACAGAAGCTAACAGAAGTACCCCGAGTGATACACGAAAGCATTCAATTGCATCAACAAAAAAGGACTCTCGGCTAGATTGCACCTGTTAATATCCCCTTCAAGTAGACACTCAAAAAAGTCCACATGGTATCATGAGGCTAGAGAGAACTTGGAGGGGATATTTTTTTACTTTTATAACTGCCAACGAGTTCAGTCAAATTCAAACAGCGCGCGTCGATTAAGTATCGGCACGCGCTGGCTGCTTAGTCTGTTTTATTTATCTACTTGACAGGGGGATAGTTCCACGGATAAAATCCGGTCAAAAAGACCAAAGACTTCTTCTGAATCGTAAAGATTCTCCAATACGCTGACCTCCATCATTAAACGTCCCGAAAGTGTAGCCGTTGTGAGCAATAACGACTGGTTTTTGATGGAAAAATAGATGGTGTCCACCCATTCTTCTATAATCGGATACGATATGATTCCCAGATTGGACAAGGTGATGGTAAAATTCCACAGGGGGGATCTTTCAGGCATTGTTTTCATAACCAATTCAAGACACTGTTGTTTATATTTCCGATATGAATTGGAAAACGAAGCAAAAAAGAGCGACAACGCATAGGGAACCCCCCTTTTGAACCATTTGAACGCGGATTTCATCTGTTTTTCCAAATTTCCATCCCGAAAAAATTGCATTGGAAGGCTTGCGACGTAATTACCGTGCATAGTTTCCGGCGAGTAGTTATGCAGAAAACTCAAATCCATAGGCATGGAGACAAACACGCGTTGCTTGCCGGGAGCATGCTGCAGTAGTCCATCAGTCATTCGATAACAGATGTATTCGGTTAATGTCATTTTTAGGCTTCGGCATCGTCTTAAAATCTCACTAGTCTCCTCTTTGCTGAATCTATACGATTTTTTGACATAACCACCGCCTTGCTCCGGCCTTCTGCCGTAACTTAAATCAACGGTTTCGCCAGCGCCTGTCCCTTTTCCCCTAACCCTGGACATAAAACCTGCAACAAAAACCGGCATCCACATAAAAGCGGAAAATCTTCTTTTCATACGCAACAGCCTGTCTTTGGAGACGTCGCCCTTTGCCGCCTTATTTTCCGGCTCGGAATCTGGTTCGCCTGAGTAATATTCCAGCCATCTCTTGATCCAGAAAACCAAGCTCAGCCCATTAGCCACCGCATGGTTCATCGCAAATATCATTGTATATTCATTTATAGGGTAAATACGAAACGGAAGTCTGGCATTGGTCGGGCTGTACTGAGCCAGTACCTCTTCCTCCGTAAAATATTGGGAAAGCTTCACCTTTTCAGCCTCCAGAAAATGTTCCAGCTCTTCCTGAGAAAAACGCCCCCATACAAACGTGTCTTTTTCGAATTGTTCCACCCTTTTGGCTTGCAGCAAAGGATTGTCCATGATGAGCGAGCGGTAGCTGGAAAACAATTTTTCAGCGTCGATTCTTCTTTTAAAAGTAACCGTTGCGATCATGCTGTTGGATAAAATATAATCTTCAGTTCCAAAAAAGTAAGTGCTTGCCAATTTAATGGCATCCATTTTTCCCCGCTCCTTCCCTTCTATTCTTTTACATAAACTCTACTTTTTTGACATGATCCATCATCAGCTTCACTTTTTGACTGTCCAGCCTGGACCACTCAAACCCCAGCTCCTGCAAAATACCGTCAGTCTTCTTGTTCATCGTCATGAACAACGTTTTGCTTGCTCCCTCAAAGAAGACGTTGGAATGAACAAGAATCCTGGCAACCTCCTGCGCTGTCTCCGGTTCATCGTATTTTTCAAACATGTATTCGGTAAAATCCTCCACTGGCATCGGCTTTACATTTATATCCGCCTGCTTCAAAAGCTTGGCAAAAGATATCATGCTAACCTGATGGCTGTTAAACAGATGATAGGTTTCGTTGATTAGATTTTTCCGGTCGAATAGGAGTACAACTGCCTTGGCCACCTCATCCACAAAGGAGAAGTTCATGGTTTTATCTTGAATTGCGGGTAATCGGCCAAGTTTGATCATCGACTTTACCAACGAATAAAATGCATTATCCGAAATATTTTCCTGGAAGATCCCCGAATTGGAATCAAACACGAGGTTCCCGACCCTGAACACATTGGAATCAAGCCCTTCTTCCCTTGCTCTTACAATCTCTTTCTCGGCTTCGAGCTTTGTCATAACGTAATAGTTATCAGAGCTTTGCTCGACATTGCAATCATATTCAGTGAACATGATGCTGCTCTGGTCTTCTATCCAGCCGCTACCTACGCTGGTGGTGGAAACGAAATTGTAGGTCTTTTTCTTCCCTGTGCCAGCAAATTTGATCAGTCTTTCGTTCCCTTCCACATTGACCGCCTGAAATTCCGAGTAATGCCCAAAATGCTTCACATTTGCCGCCGAGTTAATGATCGCATCAATGCTTCCGGCCAAATCCTCATAGCGCTCCCGGCTCAGTCCAAAGTAGTCCTGGGTTAAGTCTCCACAAAACACGCACACTCTGTCTTCCCAGGCCTTCTCCCCATCAAGCTCAAGGCCAAAATGGAACTTCAGCTTCGCCCACAGTCTTTCCAGCGCCTCATCGTCACTCGTTCCCCGAACAGGTACATACACCTTATATTCCGTATTTTGCAGCAATTGGAACAAAATATGGATTCCCAGATACCCTGTTCCTCCTACCAGCAGAACATTACGGTAGTCAGCCCGTTCAGAAAGATCGATGTTTTCATAACCCTGATTTTTCTTCCGGTATTCTTTGAGACTCTCGCGCATTTTCCAGACAACACCAGGTACGCCGTTTTCTCCGGAAGCTGCCACTTCCCGTAAGGCGTACACGAATTGTTTTAATCTGTCTTTGGAATACTTAATGTTATCCGCCAAGGCCCGAATCGTCGGATATTGAAAGATGTCGTTAATGCCCACTTCAAAATCCAGCGCCAGCCTCGAAACCACCTGAATCGCCTTGATCGAATTGCCACCCAGTCTAAAGAAATGCTCATCAATTCCGATCGACTCTATGCCGAGAATCTCCTGCCATACCTTCTGGATTTTCAAATCAACGTCATTTCTTGGGCTGCTGACTGTGTGGTCGCTTCCCTGCCATTCAGGCTCGGGCAATGCCTTCCTGTCAATTTTCCCGCTCGGAGTCATCGGCATGTCATCCAGCTGCATAAAGCTGGACGGCACCATATAATCAGGCAACTCCTGCATAAGCTGTTCCCGCAGCTCTTCCACTCCCGGTTCGCCCTCTGCTGTAAAATACGCCGCCAGATATTTCTCGCCTTGCT carries:
- a CDS encoding HAD family hydrolase yields the protein MSYPKQHILFDLDDTLVHCNKYFDLILNHFFDLLQEWFAARNLTKNTIREKQIEIDVAGVHQVGFASEHFPQSLIDTYHFFSEQFGRRTDPREEQELRSLGRSVYEQEIEPYPGMVETLNSLQKAGHALHLYTGGEQVIQEKKIEQMKLANYFDDRIYIRQHKNVEALEEIIQMNRFDRSITWMIGNSLRTDVSPALAAGIHAVYLKQPKEWVYNMVELQKNVNSVMYTIQKLTEVPRVIHESIQLHQQKRTLG